The DNA window GCAAGAGTACCCTCACCGCCCTTCTGGCGGAGGCCTTCGGCCTAAAGCCCGTCTATGAGGCGGTAAGCGAAAACCCCTATCTGGAGGACTTCTATCGGGAGATGGGGACCTACGCCTTTCACTCCCAGATCTTCTTCCTCTCAAGGAGGGTGCGCCAGCACCTTTTGGAGATCAACGGGGCCAAGGCGGTGGTCCAGGACCGCACCGTCTACGAGGACGCTTGGGTCTTCGCCAAGAATCTCCACCGGGAAGGCTATTTAAGGGAGCGGGACTGGCGGACTTATATGGATCTTTTCCAGAGCGTAGCCCCAGCCCTTCGTACGCCCGACCTTCTCATCTACCTCCGGGCCAGCCTCCCCACCCTGAGAAGGCGGATAGGAAAGCGGGGCAGGCCCTTTGAGCAAGGCCTTCCTGACCGCTACCTCTTGCGGCTTAACGAGCTTTACGAGGAGCTCATCGCCTCCTGGAACCTCTCCCCCGTCTACGTGGTGGAGGCGGACCGGATAGACTTTGTGGAAAGGGAGGAGGACCGCGCCGCTTTGCTGGCCGCTTTGCGCCCTTGGATCCAACCATGACCCTGGAGGAACTCTTCGCCCCCTATGGCCTGAAGGCCCCGCCCCTGAAGGTCCTGGGCCTGACCCAGGATTCCAGGCGGGTTGCCCCCGGCTTCGTCTTCGTGGCCATCCCCGGGGTGCCCCTTCCCCACCGCAGGCCCTTGGACGGGCATGACTTTATCCTCGAGGCCCTGGAAAGGGGGGCCATCGCCGTGGTGGGGGAAAGGGAGCTCAGCCTTCCCGTCCCCTACCTGAGGGTGAAGGACGCCCGCCTGGCCCTGGCCCACCTCTCCCGGCGCTTCCACGGGGAGCCCGACCGGAGGCTTTCCCTTTTGGGGGTTACGGGCTCCAAGGGCAAGAGCACCACGGCAAGCCTCCTTCACCACCTCCTGCAAGCCGGCGGGGAACCGGCCGCCCTCCTCTCCACGGTGGGGCTTAGGCTGGGGGAGGACAAAAGGCCTCCCATCGGCCACTTCACCACCCCTGAGGCCCCGGGGGTCTACGGGTTTCTCCAGGAGGCCGCGGACAAGGGACTACAGGCGGCGGTTTTAGAGGTTTCCAGCCACGCCCTGGCCCTAAAGCGGGTGGAGGGGCTTGCCTACCGGATCGGGATCTTCGTGAACTTCTACCCCGACGACCACCTGGACCTCCACGGCACCGCCGAGGCCTACTTTGCCGCCAAGGCCCTGTTGGTGGAGCGCTCCCGCCTGGCCATCCTCAACACCCGCCTGCCCCACCTAGACCGCCTCCCCCTTCGCTCTCGCCTGCTTTTCGGTCCCGGCGGGGAGGTGTGGGGGGAGGCTCTAAAGGAGGGAGAAGAGGGCCTGCGCTTCACCCTTCGCACCCCCTGGGGCTCTGGGGAGGCCTTCGTCCCCCTGCTGGGCGCTTACAACCTGGATAACGCCCTGGCGGCAAGCGCCGCCGCTTTGGCCTATGGGCTTCCCCTGGAGGGGGTGCTTCAGGGCTTGGCCACCTTCCCCGGGGTGCCGGGACGCATGGAGGTGGTGCAGAAGGAGCCCTTCCGGGTGGTCATAGACTTTGCCCACACCGGCAAAAGCCTGGAGGAAGCCCTAAGCACCCTCTCCCGGACCACCCGGGGAAGGCTTCTCTTGGTGGTGGGGGCTGCCGGGGAGCGGGATCCCAAGAGGCGGGAGGACATCGGCCGGGTGGCGGCGAGGCTGGCCCACAAGACCTTTTTCACCGAGGAGGACCACCGCACGGAGGACCTCTTGGCCATCCTCGAGGCCATGGCCCAGGCCGCCCGGGAGGAAGGGGGCCTTTTTGAGGTGATACCCGACCGCAAGGAGGCCATCTTCCGCGCCCTCTCCGAGGCCCGGGAGGGGGATACCGTGCTCCTCGCCGGCAAGGGGCACGAGCGCACCCTGGAAAGGGGCACCCTGGCCCTCCCCTGGAACGAGAAGGAGGTGGTCCTGGAAGGGCTTAGGGCCCTGGGCCTAGGTGGAGGCCACCACCCCTAGGGAGGCCAGCCATTCCGCAAAAGCCCTAAGGCCCCGACGGTACATGGCCTCCCGCTTCTCCCTCTTCCCCATCCTCCCCTCCACCGGGGGTACCAGGCCCCAGTTGGCGTACATGGGCTGGAAGCCCTGGGGGTTGGCGGTGGCCAGGAAACGGACCAGCCCTCCCAGCATGCTCTCCTCCGGCGGAACCACGGGCTTCAGCCCCAGCGCCCGCCTGGCGGCGTTCAGCCCCGC is part of the Thermus caldifontis genome and encodes:
- a CDS encoding Mur ligase family protein, giving the protein MTLEELFAPYGLKAPPLKVLGLTQDSRRVAPGFVFVAIPGVPLPHRRPLDGHDFILEALERGAIAVVGERELSLPVPYLRVKDARLALAHLSRRFHGEPDRRLSLLGVTGSKGKSTTASLLHHLLQAGGEPAALLSTVGLRLGEDKRPPIGHFTTPEAPGVYGFLQEAADKGLQAAVLEVSSHALALKRVEGLAYRIGIFVNFYPDDHLDLHGTAEAYFAAKALLVERSRLAILNTRLPHLDRLPLRSRLLFGPGGEVWGEALKEGEEGLRFTLRTPWGSGEAFVPLLGAYNLDNALAASAAALAYGLPLEGVLQGLATFPGVPGRMEVVQKEPFRVVIDFAHTGKSLEEALSTLSRTTRGRLLLVVGAAGERDPKRREDIGRVAARLAHKTFFTEEDHRTEDLLAILEAMAQAAREEGGLFEVIPDRKEAIFRALSEAREGDTVLLAGKGHERTLERGTLALPWNEKEVVLEGLRALGLGGGHHP
- a CDS encoding deoxynucleoside kinase — protein: MYLAIAGNIGSGKSTLTALLAEAFGLKPVYEAVSENPYLEDFYREMGTYAFHSQIFFLSRRVRQHLLEINGAKAVVQDRTVYEDAWVFAKNLHREGYLRERDWRTYMDLFQSVAPALRTPDLLIYLRASLPTLRRRIGKRGRPFEQGLPDRYLLRLNELYEELIASWNLSPVYVVEADRIDFVEREEDRAALLAALRPWIQP